The following nucleotide sequence is from Spirochaetota bacterium.
TCTCGGGATCAAGTTCATGCTGACATACAAGAACGGCGAGAACGGCACGATGCAGTATCCCGGCGCGCGCGTCCCGTTCGGCAGCACCGACGGCTGGCAGGATATGGCGTTCAATGTCAGCTTCTCCGATCTGGCAAGCACCGGCGTCCTGGCGCTCGGACTGCAGGACAGTTCAGGAAAGATCGAATTCCTGCTTGAAAGCCTCCAGGCGGGATACGTGTTCAGCGCGGAGGGCCGCATCAACCTCGATTACACGATATCGTATCCCGACAGGGTGTTGCATCACAAACGTTTGCGCGGCATGATGTCCTCGTCATCGATGAAAACGGGCACGCTGACGGCGGGCGATGTAGAAACGCTCGGCGAGTGGAACGTGAACCTCATGCGTGCGCAATTGACGCGCAACTGGGGAAAGCTCGGTACCGATATCGACCTCGAGGAATACGATCAATGGCTGAAAGGAAAACTCGACGATCTTGAAGTGTCGATGAAGATGGCATCCGCCCGCGGCATAAAAATGGTCATCGACCTGCACTCGCCGCCGGGAGGGAAGATCGCTGCCAATAACATGCGCATGTTCTTCGAGAAAAAATATGCCGATCATTTTGTCGATGTATGGCGCATGATAGCCCGGCGATTCAAGGGTAATCCGTCCGTCTGGGCGTATGATCTTGTCAATGAACCGGTGCAGGCCATGCCCGCGGTATACGACTACTGGAATTTGCAGCGCATGGCGGCCGAGGCGATACGAGAGATCGATCCGGATACGCCTATCATGCTCGAGTCCAACGAGAGCGACCGTCCGCAGACCTACGTATATATGTCGGCGCTCCGTATGAACAACATCATATACAAAGTGCACATGTATTTCCCGTTGTCGTACACGCATCAGGGTGTATTTGCGACCGGGCCGTTCCAGAAGATCGCCTATCCGGGATTGATCGAGGGAGAGCAGTGGGACAGGGAAAAGATCCGGCAGACGCTTCAGCCGGTTCGTGATTTCCAGCTGAGGCATAAGGCGAAGATCTATGTCGGCGAATTTTCGGCGGTAGCCTGGGCGCCCGGCGCGGAGAAATATCTTAATGACTGCATTGAGATATTCGAAGAGTACGGCTGGGACTGGACGTATCATGCGTTCCGCGAATGGAACGGCTGGAGCGTGGAGCATGACGGCCCGGACGCGCAGCACCTGGCACCGGCGCTGAACACGCTGAAGAAACAAACGCTCCTGAAGTACTTTCAACGGAACGAAAGATAACGGCATGAAAGCTCAAGGAGATACGCTCAGGTACAAAGTCGGGTTTCTCGGCATCCCCTGGCAGCGAAGCGGCCCCGCGGACATTGCACGCCACTGGACCGCAGAGAATATGCAGCGGCTTAAGGATCTCGGATTCAACACGATACAGCTTTCCGTCGCGCTCAGAAAGAAGTCCCGAGGAAGATGATAGGATCATTACGCGAAGTGATGATGCTCGACCGCGAAAATGCGCGAGGAGAATATCCTCAGTGGCAGGAAATGGCTGCCGCGATAGACGCTCTTGACGGCGACATCGATGCATTCCTCGCAGCATGGTTCACCGAAGCGCCCGACAAGGCGTCGAAAAGCGGCTTCAGCGTCACCTCGCGCTGACGGGGGTTTTTTCAAACGCGGTCAATGAAGATGTGAGGCCGATCCCCATTCCTTGCTTTTTACCGCATCTTTCGGAAGAATACCGGTGAGTGCCTTGAATGAATTCGAGAAGTGCTGCTGCGACGAGAAGCCGCATCGCAGCGCGACCTCGGACAAGGGAATGTTCTTCCGCATAAGCGCATACGCTGTTTCGATACGGACCTTACTGATGTAGGCATGCGGCGTCTGTCCGGTGAAGCGACTGATGAGTGCGCATACCGTTCGGCGGCCGAGACCGGAGCGGACGATAATATCCTGCAGCGTCATCGGGGAATCGATATGAGAACAGATGATCCCGCGGAGCACCCGGAATTGCAATACTGCTGCATCCGGTTCGGCAGCAGCGAAGGTTTTGTCCGTGCGTATCCCCCGCGCCGCGGAGATCAGTATCTCATCGACACAGGCGTTCACTCGTGCGCGATAACCGAGTGCGCGACCCCGAGCTTCAGTGTATATCCGTTCAACAAGCCCCCCGATGGCATCGCAGTGATGCAGTGCATGCCGCCGCACGCGCTGGAACGCCGCGCCAAGTTTCCGCTCTTCCGTTCCGGAAAGAGCGCTCCACGCCCCGAGTGATAATGTGCCCGTTGGCCCGAACCGGGCGGGGGCGATGATGATCCAGCAATACATTCCCTTTTCGCACATGTCCGCGAGACCGCCATGGGTTTCCCACGGCATGGTAATGAACGCATCGCCGCTTTTTATCCGGTACAGTGAATCCCCGACAAGCCATCGATAGGAACCCTTGTATATGTAATGTATCTCGATGCCGCTGTGCGTCAGCCGGGGCAGGAGCGGCAGCGTGCGCTGGAATTGCAGACAGCCGATAGAGGTGATATGCGGGAACGGCGAAAATGCCCGTATCATCTCGGGCGTGTTGTGCGTCCGCGGGGTGACCTCGGTATCGTAGTTGAAGAAATGCTCTGGCAGTTTCATTTTACAGATTCCGACCCGGCCGTTTTCTGGTAGCACTTGTTGTACCGGGACAGTATACTCTATCGGAATGAAAAATGGGAGTCGAACGATGGATGCGAAGGAAATGGCAGATCGATATGAGAGGCGCAGGATATTGCGCGAGGCGAAGCTCCGTGACTTTTTCGATCCGAACGGGGCTACACAATATCTTATCGTCCAGCATGCGGGGAACCGCATCTACGGTGCATGCAACAGCATTGCCGATATCGTGCGGGCGAATCTTCTGCAGTTCGAAGAGGCTATCGCCGTGGACTGGACGGACGATCTGCCGTATCTTGAGCCGTGGATAGGCACCGGCGTGTACGCCAATGCGTTCGGCTGCGATTATGTGTTCCGCGACTTCGACGCGCCGCATGTGCACTACAAGTATCAGCGCATCGATGAGGTAAAGAACATCGCCTGTCCCGACTGGAAGAAAAGTCCTGTCATGAACATGGTGCTCGATACTATCGATGCCCTCAAGGAAGCGACGAATGCGGGCATTCCGATATCGCTTACCGATACGCAGTCGGCCTTCGACACGGCGACGCTCATACTCGATGCGGCTGAATTCTTCACCGCATGCTATGCCGACGAGGAAGCCGTCATCGGGTTCATGAAGAAGCTCAATGATCTCATCATCGATTTTTCGCACGTGCAGATGAAGCGCATCGGGAATGATATCCTCGCCCTGCCGGGACATATCATGCCGGGCATGCCCACTGGCACGGGGATATCCATCTCCGATGATAATCTCGCCGTTTCATCGCCGCATATCAATAACCTGATCTCGCTTCCCTTCGATCAAATTCTCGCCGATGAATTCGGCGGGCTTGCTATTCATTCCTGCGGCACATGGGCGCATACCATGGCGCTTCTCAGAAATTACCGGAACATCACCATGATAGACTGCGCGGTCGGCCGCGGCGCCGGTGATCCGAATCCCAACGATCCGGCCGCCGTACGCGATGCGCTTGCCGGTACGGGCATCATCGCAAAAATCCGTCCGGGCGGGGATCGCGACGACCTTGACCGTACGCTTGAGGAGATATTTCATCCCGATCTCAAGCTCGTCGTGCAGATACCGTATTCCAAGGATAACGAGGAAAGCAATTATCGCTTCGTCGATGAAAAGCTCAGACGATTGTATCATGGATCGCGTCAGCGGTCGATTGCGGACGCGGCAGCCGTAGCGGCTCGATAGTGGCGGTATAATCGGAATCGGCTTATACTACTGACATCAAACGGATGATTTCTATTGAACTATATGACGGAGGCTGGAAATGAAAATAATATCGATGCTGCTCTGCTGTGCGCTGCTCTGCATGACATTGGCCGCACAAGTGTCCATACTTGCCGACGATTTTGAAAGTACCGATACCGCCAAGCGCTGGAGCGGTGCAGTGCAGGACAAAGGCGTCAACGGCAGGGGACTTGTCATCGATGTGTCTGCATCTGCAAACGCTTCAAAAGGAGGGAAAACCGTTTCTATCCAGCTCCCCGTCGAAAGCGTGAAAGGAAAAAAGGTGACCGTCTCTGTCATGGTGAAGGGCGAGAATGTATCCGCCAAGCCGGAGCATTACAACGGCATAAAGGTCATGATGCCCTCTATCACTGCTTCCGGGAAAAAAGATTGGCCGTATGCCGATCTGCCTGCCGGCAGTTTCGATTGGCGCTTGGCGCGATTTCAGGCTTCTATCCCTGCTGATGCGGTTTCCGTTTCAATAGTTCTCGGGCTCGAGAAAGTTTCCGGAAAAGTCAGCTTCAATGATCTTTCAGTGACGGTGGACAACGGGCAAGCCGCAGCTGATGCTGCCGGGAGCGGGCTTTCGGGTACCATCATCATCGATGCGGCCAAAGACCGTGGTGCGGTCAATCCGCTTATCTTCGGGCACAATGCCGAAGCGTACGACGGCCAATTCCTCTGGGAGGGATCGGGAAAGAGAAGCCCGAAACCGAGCGGTGAAGGCCATTGGGACGTCGCGGATCGAAAACCCGACGATGCTGCTGTCGGGTTCGCGAACGATATCGGGATGAAAATGCTCCGCTATCCCGGGGGATGCGGTGTACACACGTGGGACTGGCATAAGGCCGTCGGTCCTTACGAAGAGCGGCCGGATGTGGCGTTCGGTATCGATGAGTACATCACATTTTGTCGTAAGGTCGGTGCAGAACCGCTTATGACCGTCGCCGTGTATGTGGGAACGCCCGCGGACAATGCCGATCTTGTTGAATACTGCAATGCCCCGGCGACAGCGGATCATCCCTGGGCGATGAAACGCGCCGCAGGGGGACACAAGGAGCCGTACGGTATACGCTATTGGGAGATAGGGAATGAAGAG
It contains:
- a CDS encoding cellulase family glycosylhydrolase codes for the protein MNTAARSISFRVLVGMFFSGAAMFGAGTADIPRLLPIAGSAAFKDLPWEAAGGCSTKKSVDDAVVLATDVPSDQAKGHHWFEAPIDLKPYRGKIVTFFVRYRAKNVSVPPQPYLGIKFMLTYKNGENGTMQYPGARVPFGSTDGWQDMAFNVSFSDLASTGVLALGLQDSSGKIEFLLESLQAGYVFSAEGRINLDYTISYPDRVLHHKRLRGMMSSSSMKTGTLTAGDVETLGEWNVNLMRAQLTRNWGKLGTDIDLEEYDQWLKGKLDDLEVSMKMASARGIKMVIDLHSPPGGKIAANNMRMFFEKKYADHFVDVWRMIARRFKGNPSVWAYDLVNEPVQAMPAVYDYWNLQRMAAEAIREIDPDTPIMLESNESDRPQTYVYMSALRMNNIIYKVHMYFPLSYTHQGVFATGPFQKIAYPGLIEGEQWDREKIRQTLQPVRDFQLRHKAKIYVGEFSAVAWAPGAEKYLNDCIEIFEEYGWDWTYHAFREWNGWSVEHDGPDAQHLAPALNTLKKQTLLKYFQRNER
- a CDS encoding AraC family transcriptional regulator codes for the protein MKLPEHFFNYDTEVTPRTHNTPEMIRAFSPFPHITSIGCLQFQRTLPLLPRLTHSGIEIHYIYKGSYRWLVGDSLYRIKSGDAFITMPWETHGGLADMCEKGMYCWIIIAPARFGPTGTLSLGAWSALSGTEERKLGAAFQRVRRHALHHCDAIGGLVERIYTEARGRALGYRARVNACVDEILISAARGIRTDKTFAAAEPDAAVLQFRVLRGIICSHIDSPMTLQDIIVRSGLGRRTVCALISRFTGQTPHAYISKVRIETAYALMRKNIPLSEVALRCGFSSQQHFSNSFKALTGILPKDAVKSKEWGSASHLH
- a CDS encoding uroporphyrinogen decarboxylase family protein, translating into MDAKEMADRYERRRILREAKLRDFFDPNGATQYLIVQHAGNRIYGACNSIADIVRANLLQFEEAIAVDWTDDLPYLEPWIGTGVYANAFGCDYVFRDFDAPHVHYKYQRIDEVKNIACPDWKKSPVMNMVLDTIDALKEATNAGIPISLTDTQSAFDTATLILDAAEFFTACYADEEAVIGFMKKLNDLIIDFSHVQMKRIGNDILALPGHIMPGMPTGTGISISDDNLAVSSPHINNLISLPFDQILADEFGGLAIHSCGTWAHTMALLRNYRNITMIDCAVGRGAGDPNPNDPAAVRDALAGTGIIAKIRPGGDRDDLDRTLEEIFHPDLKLVVQIPYSKDNEESNYRFVDEKLRRLYHGSRQRSIADAAAVAAR